The following proteins are encoded in a genomic region of Gimesia sp.:
- a CDS encoding sulfatase translates to MMRVPVVSGILVLLVFCAWSAETDVEAAPPNILILLGDDIDRDSLGPWGGQAQTPHLDQLARDGMRLDNVYCNVAMCAPFRQELYSGRTVWRTRAMPNHSKSVKGTKSLPHYLKPLGYRVGLLGKRHIGPNECYPFDNVGSLSKQENANPKAVKLAREYMTTAREAGQPFCLVVASHDAHGPSTTGDPSQYDQQGLSLNADTIDTRAYRRELVQHYAEITNLDDLLGQLRTVLKEEQLANNTLVLFCSEQGNAFPFSKWTCFDDGLATGVVVSLPGVIPQGKRNSQLMWLADIAPTLLTAAGGQPDDQDFDGRSQWANLTGGNQRVHKYAYGAFTNCNIIDNRERIFPIRSIRDQRYTLIWSPRADQEITSNTTLTQALTWIEAGNSQGRADTAGSWVRRAQKTKRQSQDRLVQRLHHRPEWALYDRQADPEELENLVDKPEMAPVLKRLKGELHIWLQRWDDADPVATERSFLKQK, encoded by the coding sequence ATGATGCGCGTTCCTGTTGTGAGTGGAATTCTGGTACTGCTGGTGTTCTGTGCCTGGTCTGCAGAAACGGACGTTGAAGCAGCACCGCCGAATATTCTGATCCTGCTGGGCGATGACATCGACCGCGATTCCCTGGGCCCGTGGGGTGGTCAGGCACAGACGCCGCACCTCGATCAACTCGCGCGGGACGGCATGCGACTGGACAACGTGTACTGCAACGTCGCGATGTGTGCTCCCTTTCGGCAGGAACTCTACAGTGGTCGCACTGTCTGGCGGACGCGGGCGATGCCCAATCATTCCAAGTCGGTCAAAGGGACAAAGAGTCTGCCGCACTATCTGAAACCGCTGGGTTATCGTGTGGGCCTGTTGGGGAAGCGTCACATCGGACCGAACGAGTGCTATCCCTTCGACAATGTCGGCAGTCTGTCCAAGCAGGAAAATGCGAACCCCAAAGCGGTCAAGCTGGCACGGGAGTACATGACGACCGCCCGCGAGGCGGGTCAGCCTTTCTGCCTGGTTGTCGCCTCGCATGATGCGCACGGACCTTCTACAACGGGTGACCCCAGCCAATATGATCAGCAGGGATTATCACTCAACGCCGACACCATTGATACGCGGGCCTATCGCAGAGAACTGGTCCAACATTACGCAGAGATCACCAATCTGGATGATCTGCTGGGACAGCTGCGGACCGTACTGAAGGAAGAACAACTTGCGAACAACACGCTGGTCCTGTTCTGTTCCGAGCAGGGGAATGCGTTTCCTTTTTCCAAGTGGACCTGTTTCGATGATGGGCTGGCTACCGGTGTTGTGGTCTCGCTGCCTGGAGTGATTCCTCAAGGGAAGCGCAACTCCCAACTGATGTGGCTGGCCGACATCGCCCCCACGCTGCTCACCGCTGCGGGAGGCCAGCCTGACGATCAGGATTTTGATGGACGCAGTCAGTGGGCCAACCTGACAGGCGGCAATCAGCGGGTGCATAAATACGCTTACGGTGCCTTCACCAACTGCAACATCATTGATAACCGGGAACGGATTTTTCCGATTCGTTCGATCCGCGACCAGCGCTATACGTTGATCTGGTCGCCACGTGCAGACCAGGAGATCACATCCAACACCACGCTCACCCAGGCACTTACGTGGATTGAAGCCGGTAACTCACAGGGCCGGGCAGACACCGCGGGATCGTGGGTCCGCAGAGCTCAAAAGACGAAACGTCAGTCTCAGGACAGACTGGTGCAGCGACTGCACCATCGTCCGGAATGGGCGTTATATGACCGTCAGGCGGATCCGGAAGAGCTGGAGAATCTCGTCGACAAGCCGGAAATGGCACCGGTGTTGAAGCGGCTGAAAGGGGAACTGCATATCTGGCTGCAGCGTTGGGATGATGCCGACCCGGTTGCGACTGAGCGCAGCTTTCTCAAGCAGAAATGA
- a CDS encoding Gfo/Idh/MocA family oxidoreductase, producing MSTSQKMSRRNFIQGVAFAGAAGILSPSLNRAMGYESPNERPVFATIGLRNQGWAITNKSTKFADFAALADVDDNVLGANVEKLVKKQDKKPDAYKDYRKVLDRQDIDAVMIATPDHWHTKIAVEAMLAGKDVYCEKPLTLTIDEGKLIEKMVKQTGRVFQVGTMQRSESGQRFLQAIALIRDGRIGKVQKVTCGINGMEGSPKIPKAEVPEGLDYEFWLGPAPKVAYRALPEMREGYGGGVPLFSNCHYSFRNWHEYSGGKLTDWGAHHVDIACWALGATDTGPSKISPVSYELPVEYKDGHPVVNDQYNAATSFRIKVDMPEDVEMIITSEGDNGILFEGTKGRFFVNRGKIVGAPVEALKDNPLPDGAIEAVYGGKVSENHTANFIEGMKSRKQPISDVWSHNRMLEICHLSNISMRLGRDLNWDPKKREIVGDDQANSFLSRENRKGYEINM from the coding sequence ATGTCAACTTCTCAAAAAATGTCGCGCCGCAATTTTATCCAGGGAGTCGCCTTCGCGGGTGCTGCCGGTATCCTGAGCCCTTCACTTAATCGGGCCATGGGATATGAGTCCCCCAACGAACGTCCGGTGTTTGCGACCATCGGTCTGCGAAACCAGGGTTGGGCGATCACCAACAAATCAACCAAGTTCGCCGACTTTGCGGCACTGGCCGATGTGGATGATAACGTACTGGGCGCGAACGTTGAGAAGCTGGTCAAAAAGCAGGATAAAAAACCGGACGCTTATAAAGATTACCGCAAGGTGCTCGATCGTCAGGATATCGATGCTGTGATGATTGCGACTCCCGATCACTGGCATACCAAGATCGCCGTCGAAGCGATGCTGGCGGGCAAAGACGTTTACTGCGAAAAACCATTAACGCTGACCATCGACGAAGGCAAGCTGATCGAAAAGATGGTCAAGCAGACCGGTCGTGTGTTCCAGGTGGGAACCATGCAGCGATCTGAATCGGGACAGCGGTTCCTGCAGGCGATTGCCCTGATCCGCGATGGTCGGATCGGCAAGGTTCAGAAAGTGACCTGTGGCATCAACGGCATGGAAGGGTCTCCCAAAATTCCCAAAGCGGAAGTTCCGGAAGGCTTGGATTATGAATTCTGGCTGGGACCAGCACCGAAGGTCGCTTATCGAGCTCTGCCTGAAATGCGTGAAGGTTACGGCGGAGGAGTGCCGCTCTTCAGTAACTGCCACTATTCATTCCGCAACTGGCACGAGTATTCCGGCGGTAAGCTGACCGACTGGGGTGCCCATCACGTCGACATCGCCTGCTGGGCACTGGGTGCCACCGATACTGGCCCCAGCAAGATTTCCCCCGTCAGTTACGAACTGCCTGTGGAATACAAAGACGGTCATCCCGTCGTCAACGATCAGTACAATGCCGCCACGAGTTTTCGTATCAAGGTCGACATGCCTGAAGATGTGGAAATGATTATCACCAGCGAAGGAGATAACGGTATTCTGTTCGAAGGGACCAAAGGCCGGTTCTTCGTCAACCGGGGCAAGATTGTGGGTGCTCCCGTTGAAGCATTGAAAGACAATCCGCTGCCAGACGGCGCGATTGAAGCTGTGTATGGCGGCAAAGTGAGTGAAAACCACACTGCCAACTTCATTGAGGGAATGAAATCCCGCAAGCAGCCGATTTCGGACGTCTGGTCGCATAACCGGATGCTGGAAATCTGCCATCTCTCGAATATCTCAATGCGTCTTGGTCGCGATCTCAACTGGGATCCGAAGAAACGCGAAATCGTCGGCGACGATCAGGCGAACTCATTCCTCTCCCGCGAAAACCGCAAGGGGTATGAGATCAACATGTAA
- a CDS encoding DUF1254 domain-containing protein → MQAHSQEYTPPPAELVTPDELNSSIGTLEFQNGVPTENTAGRTSSMLDLVRGVNVYNNSYRGASAYALGKGFQSIGAEDNTIVIFSKLMDAHSLFLTANADTVYYMGVINLSQGPMVIEQPPLGLGTINDMWFSWIIDIGRPGPDRGAGGRYLLVPPGYQGPLPEGGYFIAHSKTNRVLYAARSFLVDNDPKPAVDNIKQNLKIYPYTPGGFGTSIASALEGKVRLAQNPPVPPTRFIEASGKSFNTVPPSDYGFFELINENVQQEPATSYDVELAGQLAAIGIVKGKPFEPDARTKKILTDAAAIGNASGRMLNWRFAQRHPEWAYYKGSQWMNMLFEGGAFFETPPPAYKDGIFKPYPPTGARTLDSRTAFYFAYTLDSPGMIMRIPGVGSQYLIAFSDDSGEPFDGSATYRVTLPKGIPARAFWSLTVYDNQTRSMLQTPQKYPRAGSQSYPSPAAESDAAGSTTVYFSPQKPDDVPRGNWIQTTPGKGWFTILRLYSPLPSFFDRTWQPSEIQPVP, encoded by the coding sequence ATTCAGGCCCACTCACAGGAATATACACCACCACCGGCTGAACTTGTGACTCCGGACGAACTGAACTCTTCGATTGGAACCCTGGAATTTCAAAATGGTGTCCCGACAGAGAACACCGCTGGCAGAACATCCAGCATGCTGGATCTTGTCAGGGGTGTTAATGTCTATAATAACAGCTACCGGGGGGCATCGGCGTATGCGCTCGGTAAGGGATTCCAGAGTATCGGAGCTGAAGATAATACGATCGTTATTTTTTCAAAGCTGATGGATGCTCATTCTCTGTTTCTGACGGCAAACGCTGATACCGTCTACTACATGGGCGTTATCAATCTGTCTCAAGGCCCCATGGTAATCGAACAGCCTCCCCTCGGACTGGGAACCATCAACGATATGTGGTTCAGCTGGATTATTGATATCGGGCGTCCCGGCCCGGACCGCGGTGCAGGAGGCAGGTATCTGCTTGTGCCTCCCGGCTACCAGGGTCCGTTACCTGAGGGAGGTTATTTCATCGCGCATTCCAAAACAAACCGCGTTCTGTATGCAGCGCGTTCCTTTCTGGTCGATAATGATCCGAAACCGGCGGTAGACAATATCAAGCAGAACCTGAAAATTTATCCTTACACCCCCGGCGGCTTTGGGACGAGTATTGCCTCAGCGCTGGAGGGGAAGGTCCGCCTCGCGCAAAATCCTCCTGTTCCCCCAACCCGGTTTATTGAAGCCAGCGGTAAAAGCTTCAATACGGTGCCTCCAAGCGATTACGGATTTTTCGAACTGATTAACGAAAACGTTCAGCAGGAGCCGGCTACCAGTTATGATGTAGAACTCGCAGGACAGCTGGCAGCGATCGGGATTGTCAAAGGGAAACCGTTTGAGCCGGATGCACGTACGAAGAAAATCCTGACCGATGCCGCTGCCATCGGCAATGCCAGTGGAAGGATGCTGAACTGGCGTTTTGCACAACGCCATCCCGAGTGGGCCTACTATAAAGGATCCCAGTGGATGAACATGCTGTTTGAGGGTGGGGCTTTCTTCGAGACTCCGCCACCCGCATACAAAGACGGCATTTTCAAACCATATCCTCCCACCGGGGCACGCACGCTCGACTCACGAACTGCATTCTACTTCGCGTATACGCTTGATTCCCCCGGGATGATTATGCGGATTCCTGGTGTTGGTTCGCAGTACCTGATCGCCTTTTCTGATGACAGTGGTGAGCCCTTCGATGGTTCAGCCACTTATCGAGTCACTTTACCCAAAGGAATCCCCGCGCGGGCATTCTGGTCGTTGACAGTCTACGATAACCAGACCCGTTCGATGTTACAAACTCCTCAAAAATACCCGCGCGCAGGGAGCCAGAGTTATCCTTCGCCGGCAGCGGAATCGGATGCAGCGGGAAGTACTACGGTCTATTTCAGTCCTCAGAAACCAGACGATGTCCCGCGTGGAAACTGGATTCAAACCACCCCCGGAAAAGGCTGGTTTACCATTCTGCGGCTCTATAGTCCGCTACCTTCATTCTTTGACAGGACCTGGCAGCCGAGTGAGATCCAGCCGGTTCCATAA
- a CDS encoding dienelactone hydrolase family protein, which yields MERKSASEFDQKVLDLYDDYAHGRLNRRDYIKQLGAFAVGGLTVEGLLASLSPNYSWAEQVKPDDPRIKTERITYDSPDGAGKMKGLLAWPAKGDKFPAVLVIHENRGLNPYIEDVARRLAAQGFLALAPDALTPLGGYPGNDDEGRTMQRKREPEKMKEDFVAAAKLLDKHDKSTGKVGVVGFCFGGGMVYQVALELPDVIDAGVPYYGRQPDTAEVPKLKTPLQIHNASLDRRIMAGAPELEAALKKNDKPFEAYVYEGANHGFHNDTTPRYDEKSAELAWKRTIDFFKKQLGQQS from the coding sequence ATGGAACGCAAATCCGCATCTGAATTCGATCAGAAAGTTCTGGACCTCTACGACGACTATGCCCACGGCCGACTCAATCGGCGGGATTATATTAAACAACTCGGTGCCTTTGCTGTGGGAGGCCTGACCGTGGAAGGCCTGCTGGCCAGTCTCTCTCCCAACTACAGCTGGGCCGAACAGGTTAAGCCTGATGACCCGCGCATTAAAACCGAACGCATCACCTACGACTCCCCCGACGGAGCTGGCAAAATGAAGGGCCTGCTGGCCTGGCCCGCAAAGGGAGATAAATTTCCCGCGGTCCTCGTGATTCATGAAAACCGGGGCCTGAATCCCTACATTGAAGATGTGGCCCGCCGCCTCGCTGCACAGGGTTTTCTGGCACTGGCTCCCGACGCTTTAACGCCCCTGGGTGGTTATCCTGGTAACGATGACGAAGGCCGTACCATGCAGCGGAAACGGGAACCTGAAAAAATGAAAGAGGATTTCGTCGCAGCCGCGAAACTGCTCGACAAACATGACAAGTCCACCGGCAAAGTAGGCGTGGTTGGTTTCTGCTTCGGTGGGGGCATGGTCTACCAGGTGGCGCTCGAACTCCCCGACGTCATCGATGCCGGCGTCCCCTACTATGGTCGCCAGCCCGACACTGCCGAGGTTCCCAAGCTTAAGACTCCCCTGCAGATTCACAATGCGTCACTGGATCGCCGCATCATGGCAGGTGCTCCCGAACTGGAAGCCGCTCTGAAAAAGAACGACAAACCGTTCGAGGCCTATGTCTACGAAGGCGCGAATCATGGCTTCCATAACGATACCACTCCCCGCTACGACGAGAAGTCCGCAGAACTCGCCTGGAAACGAACGATCGACTTCTTCAAGAAACAGCTCGGGCAACAGAGCTAA
- a CDS encoding DUF3916 domain-containing protein translates to MRRITLNRPNRKLRGVRRHLRSLTKWADLIHFENDIRPGEKYVNFKVPLPAALVEGPRSRHRLQADVISQLLRAAEKLARQQPPENSQFYRVAVLLTLPDLFASEVTLFFDEDYFHGFLYENSLPDSQRPSQLYAVKIPEIFDIECGCLVSYTDDEYVYRSHHWTITASTPHQI, encoded by the coding sequence GTGAGACGGATTACTCTGAATCGCCCCAACAGGAAACTGAGAGGCGTACGGCGTCATTTACGAAGCCTGACGAAGTGGGCAGATCTGATTCATTTTGAAAATGATATTCGACCGGGGGAGAAGTATGTTAACTTCAAAGTCCCACTCCCCGCTGCACTGGTCGAAGGGCCGCGGTCTCGACATCGTCTACAGGCAGACGTGATTTCACAGTTACTGCGGGCAGCCGAGAAACTGGCCAGGCAACAACCACCTGAGAATAGCCAATTCTACCGGGTGGCAGTCCTGTTGACTTTGCCTGACCTGTTTGCAAGTGAAGTCACTCTGTTTTTTGATGAAGACTATTTCCACGGATTCCTCTACGAGAACAGTCTGCCCGATTCGCAACGCCCCAGTCAGCTCTATGCCGTCAAAATTCCAGAGATATTTGATATCGAGTGTGGCTGCCTGGTCTCATACACGGATGACGAGTATGTCTATCGCAGCCATCATTGGACGATTACTGCTTCAACCCCACATCAGATCTGA
- a CDS encoding class I SAM-dependent methyltransferase — MLPSDEHVSRSQSNTSSSDSASPGPADRETTPAENFEQMYAEERPPWDIGEPQPEFANMADRIRGCVLDVGCGTGENALFFAAQDCEVTGIDLLAAPIAEANRKATERGLRATFLQQNALQLSELNQLFENVLDCGFFHILSNEDRVRYLSELAQVTEPGATLYLQCFSDKEPAGEGPRRVSSEELRATFQDGWQVQSIVDCRFVTREDADTHFSEGGPHALFAVIQRV; from the coding sequence ATGTTACCATCCGACGAACATGTTTCCCGCAGCCAGTCTAACACAAGCAGTTCCGACTCGGCTTCCCCTGGTCCGGCTGACAGAGAGACCACTCCTGCCGAGAACTTCGAACAGATGTACGCGGAAGAGAGGCCTCCCTGGGACATTGGTGAACCGCAGCCGGAGTTTGCGAACATGGCAGACCGGATCCGGGGCTGCGTGCTGGACGTCGGTTGTGGGACAGGAGAGAATGCGCTGTTCTTCGCGGCCCAGGATTGTGAAGTGACCGGCATTGATCTGCTGGCCGCCCCGATTGCAGAAGCCAATCGTAAGGCGACCGAACGGGGTTTGCGGGCAACGTTCCTGCAACAGAACGCATTACAGCTTTCAGAGTTGAATCAGCTGTTTGAGAATGTACTCGACTGTGGATTTTTCCACATTCTCTCGAATGAAGACCGTGTACGTTACCTGAGTGAACTGGCCCAGGTAACGGAACCGGGGGCGACGCTTTATCTGCAGTGCTTCAGCGATAAGGAACCTGCGGGCGAAGGACCGCGACGCGTGAGCAGCGAAGAACTGCGTGCCACCTTCCAGGATGGCTGGCAGGTACAGTCGATCGTTGACTGTCGTTTCGTCACGCGGGAAGACGCGGACACCCACTTCTCGGAAGGGGGACCACACGCGTTGTTTGCTGTAATCCAGCGGGTTTAA
- a CDS encoding efflux RND transporter periplasmic adaptor subunit, whose translation MSLFLVLLGGLCVSLSGCNEAQTAPPQKVAPTVTTAKPVVKQIVEWDAYTGRLEAIDFVEVRARVSGYLKSTHFDEGQMVNKGDLLFVIDPRPFEAELSLAKATLSQSNSQLVQARAQLEEANAQKEQTQAQLELAFAQVKRTRSLKSKNVTTQDELDQLEAAFLQAKANVEASQAGISSAKAAIETARAVIEASKAQVETAELNLDYTRIYAPVTGRTSKKHVTEGNLVSGGTSTSTMLTTITSVAPIYCNFDANEQEVLKYTRLAQNGKRASSRVAKNPVFLGLVDEKGFPHQGHMDFVDNRFDVDTASMRARSIFPNKNGTLLPGMFARIRIPGSAAYKAILIPDSAVGTDQSSQFVYVVVDGKVEQRVIQPGPIVDGLRVVREGLKGDEQLIIAGLLLVRPEMEVQVKPGKIEVVEDGLPNDYSPLPPEQWISPEPDPLPTKPAPKVSSLFGKPRNNP comes from the coding sequence ATGAGTTTATTCCTGGTCCTGTTGGGCGGACTGTGTGTCAGCCTTTCGGGATGTAACGAAGCCCAGACGGCCCCACCCCAGAAAGTGGCCCCCACTGTGACGACTGCCAAGCCAGTCGTCAAGCAGATTGTCGAGTGGGACGCTTACACCGGTCGACTGGAAGCAATCGACTTTGTCGAAGTGCGGGCGCGGGTCAGTGGTTATCTGAAATCCACCCACTTTGATGAAGGGCAGATGGTCAATAAAGGCGATCTGCTGTTCGTGATAGATCCCCGCCCTTTCGAAGCGGAGCTGAGTCTTGCCAAAGCGACACTCAGCCAGTCGAATTCGCAACTGGTGCAGGCCCGGGCACAACTTGAAGAAGCAAATGCCCAGAAGGAACAGACACAGGCGCAACTGGAACTGGCATTTGCCCAGGTCAAGCGGACGCGCTCGCTCAAATCAAAAAACGTGACAACGCAGGATGAACTCGATCAGCTGGAAGCGGCTTTTCTGCAGGCCAAAGCAAATGTGGAAGCGAGCCAGGCAGGCATCAGTTCAGCGAAGGCGGCCATTGAAACCGCGCGGGCGGTCATCGAAGCTTCGAAAGCACAAGTCGAGACAGCCGAACTGAATCTGGATTACACGCGGATCTATGCTCCCGTCACGGGACGAACCAGTAAGAAACATGTCACGGAAGGGAACCTCGTCAGCGGAGGTACTTCAACTTCGACGATGCTGACGACGATTACTTCGGTCGCACCGATTTACTGTAACTTCGATGCCAACGAGCAGGAAGTTTTGAAATACACTCGCCTGGCTCAGAACGGCAAACGTGCCAGTTCCCGTGTGGCTAAAAACCCCGTCTTTCTGGGGCTGGTAGATGAGAAAGGGTTTCCTCACCAGGGACACATGGACTTCGTAGACAACCGGTTTGATGTGGATACCGCCAGCATGCGGGCACGTTCTATTTTCCCGAATAAAAACGGGACGCTGCTGCCGGGGATGTTTGCCCGGATCCGGATTCCGGGAAGTGCCGCTTATAAAGCGATCCTGATTCCCGACTCTGCAGTGGGCACCGATCAGTCATCGCAGTTTGTGTATGTCGTGGTGGATGGCAAAGTCGAGCAACGCGTGATTCAACCGGGGCCGATTGTGGATGGATTACGCGTGGTACGCGAGGGGCTGAAAGGGGATGAGCAACTCATCATCGCCGGTCTGCTGCTGGTACGTCCGGAGATGGAGGTCCAGGTGAAACCCGGGAAAATCGAAGTCGTCGAAGATGGTCTGCCCAACGATTACAGTCCCTTGCCGCCTGAGCAATGGATCTCCCCCGAACCCGATCCCCTGCCGACGAAGCCGGCACCCAAGGTCAGTTCATTGTTTGGAAAGCCGAGGAACAACCCATGA
- a CDS encoding TetR/AcrR family transcriptional regulator encodes MTSKSANKGRLTDRKRAAIMEAAVSELKQNGFDNTSMDRIAEVASVSKRTVYNHFPSKEDLFAAIVDELMSRCQLIEVSDYTPSEPIATQLSDIGQTAVDLMASPEFQDLARVTLSRFLQSPDLAREMMIDSTQFEAGLIVWLETAHQDGNLHIPDAQLAAKQFLGLIQSFAFWPPLIGKEAPLTEVQKKQLVESTVSMFLAQYSC; translated from the coding sequence ATGACGTCAAAATCGGCAAACAAGGGAAGACTGACAGATCGGAAACGGGCCGCAATCATGGAGGCCGCCGTTTCGGAGTTGAAGCAGAACGGTTTCGACAACACCAGTATGGACCGGATTGCGGAAGTCGCATCTGTATCCAAGAGAACGGTTTACAATCATTTTCCCAGCAAGGAGGATCTGTTTGCTGCGATTGTGGATGAACTGATGTCACGATGTCAGCTGATCGAAGTCTCCGACTATACTCCCAGTGAACCCATTGCCACTCAGCTGAGCGACATCGGTCAGACGGCCGTCGATCTGATGGCTTCCCCCGAATTTCAGGACCTGGCCCGGGTTACGCTTTCCCGTTTTTTGCAGTCGCCGGACCTGGCCCGTGAGATGATGATTGATTCGACCCAGTTTGAGGCGGGGTTGATCGTCTGGCTGGAAACAGCGCATCAGGATGGTAACCTGCACATTCCTGATGCCCAACTGGCGGCGAAGCAGTTTCTGGGACTGATTCAATCCTTCGCTTTCTGGCCCCCATTAATCGGCAAGGAAGCGCCACTCACGGAAGTTCAGAAGAAACAGCTGGTGGAGTCGACGGTCAGCATGTTTCTGGCTCAATACTCCTGTTGA
- a CDS encoding HlyD family efflux transporter periplasmic adaptor subunit has protein sequence MLHEMTPVSHSLVTGSVGAWKTEKIGFEISGRVESVLEPETEIEGRVLDQGSGKVLVPGTVLARLHDERYRIAVDSARADVDVALQRKKAMQVEIAEGLPARLASAQAEQHLAKAESQRTVTLVSKKVATRSDYDRAMAELQTTNATVKNLEAELKTKQAELSSQDAEIEKARFQLAEAERNLRDTVLYSSFRGQVAQVHAVPGSYLDAGDPALTIQIMDPIKVELELSAAMSRRFHRGDIVRVIAENSQGQQTGLEGYVYMTDPNADAETRTFTVTLLVRNRKSQLKIPRGYPTENIARTKDIWPLNFAPIVSGGNTLMTEEKAIRRDTNGAFLWKITNRRAGEITSSGNRVLNVEKVRITPGTIRVPFLGNWYFVPVEIQPGQNFDPQRDLVAGELKVSQGQPDNWNGRHILLDESSWLLRPGDVVRVGLDQGATTPGLYVPMKAIRQQAGKTSIFIVDDATEQTMAREVEIVLSESSFPSSREMMLRQIRPAPGVKLPHKARVILEGMPFLSDGEPVTVVGKPEAVQ, from the coding sequence ATGCTCCACGAGATGACCCCGGTTTCCCATTCGCTCGTCACCGGATCGGTGGGTGCCTGGAAAACCGAGAAAATCGGCTTTGAAATTTCGGGACGCGTCGAAAGCGTGCTTGAGCCCGAAACCGAAATCGAAGGCCGCGTACTCGACCAGGGGAGTGGCAAAGTGCTGGTGCCGGGCACCGTCCTGGCTCGACTGCACGACGAACGGTACCGCATTGCCGTTGATTCCGCCCGGGCTGACGTCGATGTCGCCCTGCAAAGAAAAAAAGCGATGCAGGTGGAAATCGCCGAAGGCCTTCCCGCCCGCCTCGCTTCGGCGCAGGCGGAACAGCATCTGGCCAAAGCCGAGTCTCAGCGCACGGTGACCCTGGTCAGCAAAAAAGTCGCCACCCGTTCCGATTACGACCGGGCAATGGCCGAACTGCAGACCACGAACGCCACGGTCAAAAATCTTGAAGCAGAACTGAAAACCAAACAGGCGGAACTCAGCTCCCAGGATGCAGAGATCGAAAAAGCCCGCTTTCAACTCGCAGAAGCCGAACGCAATTTACGCGATACGGTCCTCTATTCCTCCTTTCGCGGACAGGTCGCCCAGGTACACGCGGTTCCCGGCAGCTACCTCGATGCCGGTGATCCGGCTTTAACCATTCAGATCATGGATCCCATCAAAGTCGAGCTGGAACTCTCTGCAGCCATGTCGCGGCGTTTTCATCGAGGTGATATCGTACGGGTCATCGCCGAAAACAGCCAGGGACAGCAGACCGGACTCGAAGGCTATGTCTATATGACCGACCCCAATGCGGATGCGGAGACCAGAACCTTCACCGTTACCCTGCTTGTGCGCAATCGGAAATCGCAACTCAAAATTCCCCGCGGCTATCCGACTGAGAATATCGCCCGTACGAAAGATATCTGGCCTTTGAATTTCGCTCCGATTGTCAGCGGTGGTAACACGCTCATGACTGAAGAAAAAGCGATCAGACGGGACACAAACGGCGCTTTTCTCTGGAAGATTACAAACCGCCGGGCAGGTGAAATCACATCGTCTGGCAATCGCGTCTTGAACGTCGAAAAAGTCCGCATCACGCCCGGTACGATTCGGGTTCCTTTCCTGGGAAACTGGTACTTCGTCCCAGTGGAAATTCAGCCAGGACAGAACTTTGATCCGCAACGTGATTTGGTGGCCGGGGAACTCAAGGTCAGCCAGGGGCAGCCGGACAACTGGAACGGACGCCATATCCTCCTCGACGAATCAAGCTGGCTGCTCAGGCCCGGCGATGTCGTCCGCGTCGGCCTGGATCAGGGAGCGACCACACCCGGACTCTACGTGCCCATGAAAGCCATCCGCCAGCAGGCCGGCAAAACTTCAATTTTCATAGTTGACGACGCGACTGAGCAGACCATGGCCCGTGAAGTCGAAATCGTCCTTTCGGAAAGCAGCTTCCCTTCCTCGCGGGAAATGATGTTACGTCAGATCAGACCGGCCCCCGGAGTGAAGCTGCCTCATAAAGCGAGAGTCATTCTGGAGGGCATGCCCTTCCTCAGTGACGGCGAACCGGTGACAGTCGTCGGGAAACCGGAGGCCGTCCAATGA